The genomic interval GACATGCGGTCGGGCGTGATCACAAAGTTACAGCCGCGGCGGGTGGTTAGCGGACGGTGTGCAGCAACTGGCGAAGGTGGATGACATCGTGCTCGGCAACGATCGCCAGCAGTTCGCGCAAGCGCGTCGGCCCCAGGACCGCGTGGCGCGCCGTCCGGTCCCAGGCGTCGAGGCCCAAGCCCTGCAGGCGGGCGACGAGTTGCTTGCGGCCAGCGGTCAAGGCTCGCAGGGCTTCGATCCCCGACTGCTGTCGGTACGCCCGCGGAATCGCCCATTGATCCGAGTCCGGCGCAGGCAGGAAGGGATCGACCTGTGAGAGCACCGCCTCCAGGCGGACCAGGTTGATCTCTCGCTCTACATCGCGCAGATGACAAACGATCTCGGTGGCCGACCAGCCTCCGTC from Anaerolineales bacterium carries:
- a CDS encoding DinB family protein, giving the protein LVDGEAVDGGFAGGLRDVPAWVESLDGVPPRSVTEASALEARLRGHLAALRTLAAELDEKAWASPAADGGWSATEIVCHLRDVEREINLVRLEAVLSQVDPFLPAPDSDQWAIPRAYRQQSGIEALRALTAGRKQLVARLQGLGLDAWDRTARHAVLGPTRLRELLAIVAEHDVIHLRQLLHTVR